TTATTTCTAAGTAGTGAAAAAAGTGGCAAAGTATTAACACGTCATCCAGGTATTGTTTTAGTAAATGACAAATTCAAGCATCTTCAAAACAGAATCAATTCAATAAATATTGAAAAAGCAAAATTTAAAGAACTAATATTAAGTATTCCAAATAACGATGCTCGTTTTGAAGCTGTTCACTCAGCTATACCAAATTTAATTACTTTAGCAGCATATAGAAAAATTCATTTTGAGTCTGAATCCCCCTATTCTATTCGGTTTTCATGGATGAAGAAGCATGCGACGAAAACACTAACTAAAGACACTGCGCTAGAAATGCTTGAGCGCTCATCTAAATATTCAAATCCAAGAGCTATCGATCAAGAATCTTGGCTAAAGGCTGTTGAATCTGAAAGAATGAGAGTCGCGAGTTTAGGCTCAGATTCTAAACTAAGAATAAGA
The sequence above is drawn from the Pseudoalteromonas phenolica genome and encodes:
- a CDS encoding DNA replication terminus site-binding protein, coding for MNINFLIKAQFDLLQNHLELFSKELETADVIAANYYDLPNYEKDQEHTAPEEILVHEITGQEALKKIVFAFSDLFLSSEKSGKVLTRHPGIVLVNDKFKHLQNRINSINIEKAKFKELILSIPNNDARFEAVHSAIPNLITLAAYRKIHFESESPYSIRFSWMKKHATKTLTKDTALEMLERSSKYSNPRAIDQESWLKAVESERMRVASLGSDSKLRIRRPTRVTPEVNVRFTATNRYHVSGALPFVMLNPNKKLKVGSLPNYDSKVNDPRKKEYNFLVDRIYLERKE